One region of Malania oleifera isolate guangnan ecotype guangnan chromosome 6, ASM2987363v1, whole genome shotgun sequence genomic DNA includes:
- the LOC131158199 gene encoding uncharacterized protein LOC131158199: MAYGSTTPNLQKFAVKILSLMCSATGCERNWSIFQHLHSKRRNRLSQQRLNDLVFVKYNRTLRRRYDKRDTIDPILLKDIDDSNEWLIGRMDGDSDEDDELVFEDDNLTWDSVARAAGLNNPPHHTRSRISTNMPSSSKERERASSSSATTARGRTTMLELVDEDEIQVDSVEETEEEKDVGENSSNDEEEDDDIFTDLVDDE; encoded by the exons atggcatatggatcaacaactccaaacttgcaaaagtttgctgtgaaaattcttagcctcatgtgtagtgctaccggctgcgaaagaaattggagcatattccaacat cttcatagcaaaaggagaaataggctatcccagcaacgcttgaatgatttggtatttgtgaaatataatcgaacttTGAGGCGTCGATACGACAaacgtgacaccattgatcccatcctcctgaaggacattgatgatagtaatgagtggttgattggtaggatggatggtgattctgatgaggatgatgaacttgtgtttgaagatgataatttgacttgggattctgttgctagagccgctggactaaataaccccccgcatcacactagatcaagaataagtacaaatatgccatcatcgtctaaagaaagagaaagggcttcatctagtagtgcaaccactgctaggggtcggaccacaatgttggaacttgtagatgaggatgaaatccaagtggatagtgtagaggagacggaagaggaaaaagatgttggagaaaacagttctaatgatgaagaggaagatgatgatatcttcaccgacctagttgatgatgagtga